The following coding sequences lie in one Vitis vinifera cultivar Pinot Noir 40024 chromosome 19, ASM3070453v1 genomic window:
- the LOC100264027 gene encoding putative BPI/LBP family protein At1g04970, whose amino-acid sequence MGLSSNLMAPAAFFIVLALFSVPTDAQIKSDEGFISVFISSKGLGFVKDLLMHKAVSSLTPIEIQPIEKIVKIPLVGQVDILLSNITILSVGVGTSYVSSGGAGVVIVASGGTANMSMNWKYSYDTWLFPISDKGAASVLVEGMAMELTLGLKDQNGTLSLSLLDWGCFVKDIFVKLDGGATWFYQGLVDAFKEQIASAVEDSVSKRIREGIIKLDSLLQSVPKEIPVDHVAALNVTFVKDPVSSNSSIDFEINGLFTAKDGIPAPTNYHKKHRAPVSCTGPAKMIEMSLDENVFNSATSVYFKADFMSWIVNKMPDQSLLNTAGWKYIVPQLYNQYPDDGVNLNISVSSQPMLKIADDKVDTTIYSDMIIDVLDSGEVIQVACISLVINATGSIQISKNNLTGSFGLTEFTMSLKWSNIGDLDMHQVQAAMSTVIDTVFLPYLNLHLAKGFPLPVLPGFTLENAEIICRNSQVMVCSDVVHTGEYDLYKLLPLWVNMLSI is encoded by the exons ATGGGTCTCTCCTCAAATCTTATGGCGCCAGCTGCTTTCTTCATTGTGTTAGCCCTTTTTTCTGTTCCTACGGATGCCCAAATTAAATCCGATGAAGGATTCATTTCTGTGTTCATATCCAGTAAGGGGCTTGGTTTTGTCAAGGATTTGTTAATGCACAAAGCTGTTTCCTCTCTCACCCCAATCGAAATACAGCCTATCGAAAAGATTGTGAAGATCCCACTTGTTGGCCAAGTTGACATTCTTCTTTCCAACATCACTATCCTTAGTGTGGGTGTGGGTACTTCATATGTTAGTTCGGGAGGGGCTGGTGTGGTTATAGTTGCTTCCGGTGGTACTGCCAATATGAGTATGAATTGGAAGTATTCTTATGATACTTGGTTGTTTCCAATTTCAGATAAAGGTGCTGCCTCGGTTCTG GTTGAAGGCATGGCCATGGAGCTTACTCTAGGATTGAAGGACCAGAATGGAACTCTAAGTCTGTCTCTCTTGGACTGGGGATGTTTCGTGAAAGATATCTTTGTGAAGTTGGATGGTGGGGCAACTTGGTTTTATCAAGG GCTGGTGGATGCTTTCAAAGAGCAAATAGCCTCTGCAGTTGAAGATTCTGTTTCCAAAAGAATAAGAGAGGGAATTATAAAGCTTGATTCCTTATTACAATCTGTTCCAAAAGAAATACCAGTAGATCATGTTGCTGCTCTGAATGTTACTTTTGTGAAGGACCCTGTATCAAGTAATTCTTCCATTGACTTTGAGATTAACGGGTTATTCACAGCAAAGGATGGCATTCCAGCTCCCACCAATTACCATAAAAAACATCGAGCTCCCGTTTCCTGCACAGGTCCAGCCAAGATGATTGAGATGTCATtagatgaaaatgtttttaactctGCAACTTCTGTTTACTTCAAA GCAGATTTTATGAGCTGGATTGTTAACAAAATGCCAGATCAGTCTCTTTTGAACACAGCCGGATGGAAATATATTGTTCCTCAACTCTACAATCAGTACCCAGATGATGGTGTGAACCTGAATATTTCTGTATCTTCTCAACCAATGTTAAAAATTGCAGACGATAAAGTTGATACAACCATTTACTCAGATATGATAATTGATGTTTTGGATTCTGGTGAAGTAATTCAAGTGGCGTGCATCTCATTG GTTATTAATGCTACTGGCTCTATACAAATTTCAAAGAACAACCTCACTGGTAGCTTTGGGTTGACTGAATTTACTATGTCCTTGAAATGGAGTAACATTGGTGACTTGGACATGCACCAAGTTCAG GCAGCAATGTCAACTGTCATTGACACAGTCTTCTTGCCATATTTGAACTTGCACCTggcaaagggatttcctttgccAGTTCTTCCTGGTTTTACACTTGAGAATGCTGAAATCATATGCAGAAATTCACAAGTTATGGTTTGCAGTGATGTGGTCCACACAGGAGAATATGATCTCTATAAGCTACTGCCACTATGGGTAAATATGCTGTCCATTTAG